The Streptomyces sp. NBC_01439 genome contains the following window.
CTCCGCCCGCCACCGCGCGGAGGCGGCCCGCAAGCGCCGCCTGATCCTCTCGGTATCGGCCCTGGCCCTGGCCTCGGCGATCGGTCTGGGCACGTGGCTGGCCGTCTCGGGCGACGAGGCCCCGCCCCCGCAGGACAGCAAGCAGTCGGTCCCCGCGAAGCGGTAGCCGCCGGGTGCGGCGCCGTGGTCGGGGGCACCGCCCCCGAACCCCCGCGCCTCAAACGCCGGCGAGGCCGAAATGTTCAGCCTCGCCGGCGTTTGAGGTGCAGGCCCGGGCGGAGCCCAGGGGCTACACCGCGGCCAGTTCCGGGTGCCAGCGCCGCGCCACCGCCGGGTGGGCGCGGACCCAGCCCTTCAGCTCGTTGCGGCCGTACTGGGCGTGCAGCGGGTTCGACTCGTCGTGCGCGACACCGGGCGCGGAACGCAGGTAGTCGCCCGGGACGGTCTCGATCACCGCGTCCAGACGCGGGTTGTAGAAGAACGGCACCGAGTACCGCTCCACCGCGCCGGGCGGGCTGACCACCCGGTGGTCCGTCGCCGTCAGATAGCCCTCGGTCGCGATCTCCAGCAGCTCGCCCAGGTTGACCACGAAGGCGCCCGGCATCGGCGGAACGTCCACGTAGCCGCCGTCCCGGACCACCTGGAGGCCGCCCACCGAGTCCTGCAGCAGGAGCGTCAGGAAGCCGTAGTCCTTGTGCGCGCCGACCCCCTGGTCGGCGCCGGAGGGGGCCGATCCCGGGTAGCGGATCAGCTTGGTGTGCAGGTGCGGGCGGTCCGCGAAGGCCTCGTCGAAGAAGTCCGCCGGGGCGCCGATCGCCACGAGGAGCTCCTGGAGCAGGCGGTGGGCGACCGCCGCGAGCCGGGTCTGCCAGTCCAGGACCACCGTACGGAGCTCGGGGAGGGCGGCGGGCCACTGGTTCGGGCCCTCCAGCCACAGGAACGCCGGGTCGTCCGGCCCCACGACGGGCGCCGGGCGCTCCGCGCCGACGTCCAGCTGGTCCCGCCAGTCGGAGGCGCCGCCGGTCAGCTCGTGGCCGATTCGGGTGTAGCCCCGGAAGTGGGGGGAGTTCAGATTGCTGACGGCAAGCCGGTCGGCTTCCGGGAGGGCGAAGAAGGCCCTGGTCACTTCCAGGATGCGGGCGCTCTCGGCGGCGGTAACGCCGTGCCCGGTCAGGTGCAGGAAACCGGTGTCCCGGGCGGCTGCGTGCAGCTTCTTCAGGAAATCGGCCCGCTGGGCCGGGTCGTCGGCCTGGGAGAGGTCCAGGACGGGGAGAGAGTGCGCGGACGGCATGACGGCTCCGTTTCGGATGTCACGGGGTCCTGTTCCCCAGAGGT
Protein-coding sequences here:
- a CDS encoding isopenicillin N synthase family dioxygenase, with the translated sequence MPSAHSLPVLDLSQADDPAQRADFLKKLHAAARDTGFLHLTGHGVTAAESARILEVTRAFFALPEADRLAVSNLNSPHFRGYTRIGHELTGGASDWRDQLDVGAERPAPVVGPDDPAFLWLEGPNQWPAALPELRTVVLDWQTRLAAVAHRLLQELLVAIGAPADFFDEAFADRPHLHTKLIRYPGSAPSGADQGVGAHKDYGFLTLLLQDSVGGLQVVRDGGYVDVPPMPGAFVVNLGELLEIATEGYLTATDHRVVSPPGAVERYSVPFFYNPRLDAVIETVPGDYLRSAPGVAHDESNPLHAQYGRNELKGWVRAHPAVARRWHPELAAV